In Oceanispirochaeta sp. M1, the genomic stretch GGCCCAGCTCAGGTATTCTCCAAAATGGCTGTCCCCGGTGATGGGGAGAAGGCCATAGCTTTCCATGATGAACTTAAATAATTTTCTATCAGCCCAGGAGTATGCACTTCGCTCTATACCAAGGTCGGCACGTCCCGTAGCGCCCTCTGTGTGAACCAGTTCTCCCGTCTCTTTATAATGATCCCACATATCGCTGTATCCGGGTTCCCCTTCAAAGAAGGCGGGGGCTTTCTCCATTATCTCAGGATAGATATCCCGGCCTGTTTTCTTATCTTTTGCTTTCAGAAGACAGCTGAAATGATTAAGTCCTCCTGATGTCAGGTCCATCTGCTCAAAGGGCATGTCCATAATAGCGGGCAGGTATCGCTCCAGAGATGCTATTTCATGACAGAGTCCGGTGAATTTAATTCCCGGGAAGGCTCTGTGTACGGTGGTTGTGATGGCTGTCATGGGGTTGGAATAACAGAAGAGATGGGCATCGGGACAGATCTCCATTGAATCCCGGCATATCTCCAGAATCGGGGGAATTATCCTCAGAGCATGAAATACTCCTCCGGCTCCTCCGTTCTCACCGTATACCTGGCTGATGCCGTACTGAAGAGGGGTTTTCCAGTCTTCTTCCCAGAGTTTGAAACGGTCACCAACCTCGATGGATATTATTATGAAATCGGCTCCCTTAAAAGCTTTTTTTCTATCTGTTGTGCTGTTTACCGTAAAATCCAGGTTCTCTTTCTTGATAAAGGCCTGAGCCGTATCATCAACCTTCTTAAGAGCTTCGGGATTGATATCCAGAAGGGTTATTTCGGATTTTTTGAGTATTGAACTGCAGAATATATCTCCCAGAGTACCCAGGCCGAACTGAGCGCTTCCGGCGCCGATTAAGACGATCTTTTTGTTCATTCGTTTATCTTCCTTATTTTATAAATTCATGATCATGGATCATTAATATAAATGCATATTAAGTCCGAAAAAGGCTTAGTTCAATCTGATCTACTTCAAAAAGGAAATTCTTTATGAAAAGATATGAAAAATATAGTGAAAATATTTTCATAGATGTTGACAGCTTTCAGGGTGGAGCACTAAGCTGAGGCATGGGAAAGATAAATCTGAAGGATATAGCAAGACTGTCGGAAGTCAGTATTACCACAGTCAGCAGGGTGCTCAATGATCCTGAACATGTAAATGCTGCCACCCGTGAGAGGGTATACCGTGTAATGCGTGAACTGGATTATCAGCCCGGATTTCCCAGTTTGAAGAAAGATAAACCAAGAATTCTGGCTATTGTAGTCCCTGTTCTGAATAGTGATTTCACTACGGATTTTATCATTGCCCTGGAAAAAGAACTTCATCCCTATAATATTTATCCTCTTCTGGTTCATACACAGGACGAGGCTGATCTGTCCGCATTTCTCAGTCATGATAACAGCTGGGTCACTCTGGCAGATATGGCTGTCATTATTACTATGGATATTGATGAACGGGCACAAAGCTATCTCAAGGAGAGGGGGCTCCCTTTCGGGGCGGTTCATTCCCGATGTTCACATACATTTTCTGTGATGAATAATAACTATCTTGGCGGCTATGATGCCGCAGGGCATCTGTGGAACAAGGGATATAGGAAGATAGGGGTTGTCCGTTGGAGCGGGGAGACTGTGAGTTTTCAGGATGATCGTCTTACAGGCTTTTACAGGAAACTGGATGAGCTTGGAATCCCCAGACAGGACATTCCCGAGGAAGAGAGCAGTCTGACCATAGCCGGCGGCGCGGGTGCCACTCGACGGATCCTGAAGGATCATGACTGTGAGGCTCTGTTCTACACCTCAGATACAATGGCCATCGGGGGGATTGAATACTGTCATAAGAATAAAATCGCCATCCCCGATGATCTGGCACTCATGGGTTTTGATGATATCAGAATGGCCGCTTCACTGAATCTGACCACCATGAAGCAGTTCATTCCGGCAAAGGCCAGGGCTATTGCGGATTATCTTGTGAACCGAAGCAGGATGAACCCTCCTCCTGAATATCCTGAAGAGATGACCATCACTCCTGTTCTGGTTGAACGGCAGACCACATGATGATTCAGAGGGCATCCAGTATTCTGACAGTACCTTCTCTCCCGTCAATTTCAATCTCTGTTCCATCTTTAAAGAGCTGTGTAGCAGAATTTATATTGGTAACAAGAGGGAGTCCATACTCCCTGGCGATGACTGACCCGTGGGACAGGGCACTGCCTATCTCGGTTATCATACCAGCTGCAATACTGTAGAAGGGGGTCCATCCGATATCTGTCAGCGGGGCAACCATAATCTCTCCCTGTTTCAGTCGGCTTGCATCGGTAGCGGTTTTTACAATGCGTACCCTGCCTCTTATTCTTCCCACACTCACGGGTGTTCCTGTAAGCAGTTTTGAAGTATCCAGATCTTCTTTCACTGTTGCCTGGAGAACTTCTCCTCTCCATATCTCGGGGAGTTCATACAATGCCTGTTCCTTCAAAAGCCGGCGTCTTATTTCGGCTTTTTTGATCAGAACCTGAGGATTTTTCGTAAAGAGGATTTTCAACTCGTTCTGTGTGAAAAAATAGATCAGGTCTTCATCAGGGATAATTCCTGCTTCGGACATGAGAGCGGCAATTCTGCGTATCTCCCTTTTAAAGAAATACTGGATACGGATACTGTGTGACTTGGACATCTCCCGTTCCCTGACTGCCATGCGGCTTTTTTTCAGAGCCCAGGCTGCAGATTTTCTGGCAGATCCTTCTGGAAAGCCTGAAAGGAAATTCTCCAGAGGAAAGGGGGGCAGTTTCTGCTTCTCCGCCCCAGCTTCTCTTATTTTCACCATCTCCCGGAGATTGGAGATAATCTGCCCGGGTTCCTCCTCCCAGCCCCGTGAACGGAACTCCGCCTCCCGGATGCAGCGGTGACCATGGCGCAGTATAAAGGCCCTGTACAGTTCAGCCGCTTTTTCTTCGGAAGACTCAAACCATTTCCGGGCGGCCTCATCATCCCAGGAGCTGGAAAAATCTCTGCTTCCGCCTGATTTATAAAGTTCTTCACAGATGGTCTCCAGATCGGCTACAGCCTGAGCACTCTCAACACCTTCCACCCGGCTTAACAGATGGGAGAGAAGGGAGTCATTCACTTCCAGTTCGGGATTACTCTTTTTCAGAATATTTGTGAGCAGTGAGTTGGCAAAGCCGGAATGTGCACTGATCAGCATGTGAAGGGCATATCCCTTATTCATGAGAGGCAGTTTTGA encodes the following:
- a CDS encoding alpha-glucosidase, yielding MNKKIVLIGAGSAQFGLGTLGDIFCSSILKKSEITLLDINPEALKKVDDTAQAFIKKENLDFTVNSTTDRKKAFKGADFIIISIEVGDRFKLWEEDWKTPLQYGISQVYGENGGAGGVFHALRIIPPILEICRDSMEICPDAHLFCYSNPMTAITTTVHRAFPGIKFTGLCHEIASLERYLPAIMDMPFEQMDLTSGGLNHFSCLLKAKDKKTGRDIYPEIMEKAPAFFEGEPGYSDMWDHYKETGELVHTEGATGRADLGIERSAYSWADRKLFKFIMESYGLLPITGDSHFGEYLSWAWEIADHRGIIDFFDFYKVSLGEMADPDIHLEVRERIVAIMEAITTDSGALESAVNVPNNGLIADLPSWIAVEVPGTIDAQGVKGNPLGELPKGFTALLRNYTGTYDLTAEAILKENKDYVVQALLANPVVNKALPLKDLVDRMISQQGRWLSYLK
- a CDS encoding LacI family DNA-binding transcriptional regulator; protein product: MGKINLKDIARLSEVSITTVSRVLNDPEHVNAATRERVYRVMRELDYQPGFPSLKKDKPRILAIVVPVLNSDFTTDFIIALEKELHPYNIYPLLVHTQDEADLSAFLSHDNSWVTLADMAVIITMDIDERAQSYLKERGLPFGAVHSRCSHTFSVMNNNYLGGYDAAGHLWNKGYRKIGVVRWSGETVSFQDDRLTGFYRKLDELGIPRQDIPEEESSLTIAGGAGATRRILKDHDCEALFYTSDTMAIGGIEYCHKNKIAIPDDLALMGFDDIRMAASLNLTTMKQFIPAKARAIADYLVNRSRMNPPPEYPEEMTITPVLVERQTT